Proteins co-encoded in one Xanthomonas campestris pv. badrii genomic window:
- a CDS encoding 23S rRNA (adenine(2030)-N(6))-methyltransferase RlmJ encodes MNYRHAFHAGNHADVLKHIALLALIDSLKRKDTPVFVLDTHAGRGRYQLGGEESRKTSEADAGVMRLMAESTLPEVVERYLRAVQADNQPTARAAAPGQKPGRPTAGIQLNHYPGSPLLAAQALRAQDRMAFCELQPDEAQALKHLFDTDSRVRVHAGDGYAAIRAFLPPRAGETRIGRGLVLIDPPYEAQDAEYPQIIHSVREALARWPQAICMVWYPIKLRRSLQPFMRKAATLPAKSVLVAELQVRPDDSPLRLTGSGLLIVNAPWQFDQVLAPALPVLKKHLGEPGASTRLEWLRQDA; translated from the coding sequence ATGAACTATCGCCACGCCTTCCATGCCGGCAACCATGCCGACGTGCTCAAGCACATCGCCTTGCTGGCGCTGATCGACTCGCTCAAGCGCAAGGACACCCCGGTCTTCGTGCTCGACACCCACGCCGGACGCGGCCGCTACCAGCTCGGTGGCGAGGAAAGCCGCAAGACCAGCGAAGCCGATGCGGGGGTGATGCGGTTGATGGCCGAATCCACCCTGCCGGAGGTGGTCGAGCGCTACCTGCGCGCGGTGCAGGCCGACAACCAGCCCACCGCGCGCGCCGCCGCCCCCGGGCAGAAGCCGGGCCGCCCCACTGCCGGCATCCAGCTCAACCATTACCCCGGCTCGCCGCTGCTGGCGGCCCAGGCGCTGCGCGCGCAGGACCGCATGGCGTTCTGCGAACTGCAGCCGGACGAAGCCCAGGCACTGAAGCACCTGTTCGACACCGACAGCCGCGTGCGCGTGCACGCCGGCGACGGCTATGCGGCGATCCGCGCCTTCCTGCCGCCGCGCGCGGGCGAGACCAGGATCGGCCGCGGGCTGGTGCTGATCGACCCGCCCTACGAAGCGCAGGATGCCGAGTACCCGCAGATCATCCATAGCGTGCGCGAGGCCCTGGCGCGCTGGCCGCAGGCGATCTGCATGGTGTGGTACCCGATCAAGCTGCGCCGCAGCCTGCAGCCGTTCATGCGCAAGGCCGCCACCCTGCCCGCCAAGTCGGTGCTGGTCGCCGAGCTGCAGGTGCGCCCGGACGACTCGCCGCTGCGCCTGACCGGCAGCGGGCTGTTGATCGTCAACGCCCCCTGGCAGTTCGACCAGGTGCTGGCGCCGGCCTTGCCGGTGCTGAAGAAGCACCTGGGCGAACCCGGCGCCTCGACCCGGCTGGAGTGGCTGCGGCAGGACGCCTGA